In Horticoccus luteus, the following proteins share a genomic window:
- a CDS encoding PDZ domain-containing protein: MRLRGLLLFLAAVLTAQASDLSALWAERTKSVAAVEFVVETDIDRRPTTAYGTVIDDEGTIVLPSAAINPRFGLDQYKDFKAYAAGDSVSVPAHYLGQDAVSGWHFVRVDEPLRSKLVPISNFYAAKDVEPSIGADVWGIALRGKDEDFMPYLLSGRVALLQSLPQRTAIAQTEIAGPGLPVFNRAGEFVGVALSSFGQSFLEFSRTERAGEPVMLVNIEESSAFQVAAEARPYFLRVPKNIYGRPLAWLGAYGLQPLDAEVARFMKLDQQSAAVVSEVLENSPAEKAGLKPRDVIVALDGRALPRFRPQSGVVGYVERAIAAHQPGDVLPITVLRDGQRVEIKATLVDEPKLMREAERHYFDRFGFTVRELVFGDAVVRHETFAGATGVIANFVKPNSPAAIAGLRPDDWIKEIDGEPAKDFADAVKRLTAIDHSTERAEFVLLVSRGGETAVLRIKLK, encoded by the coding sequence ATGAGACTTCGCGGACTTCTTCTTTTCTTGGCGGCGGTTTTGACCGCGCAGGCGAGCGACCTTTCGGCGCTGTGGGCCGAGCGCACGAAGTCAGTCGCGGCGGTGGAGTTCGTGGTCGAGACGGATATCGATCGGCGACCGACCACCGCTTATGGCACCGTGATCGACGATGAGGGCACGATCGTGCTGCCGTCTGCCGCGATCAATCCGCGGTTTGGTTTGGACCAATACAAGGATTTCAAAGCCTATGCGGCGGGCGATTCGGTGAGCGTGCCCGCGCATTACCTCGGCCAGGATGCGGTGTCGGGCTGGCATTTCGTGCGCGTGGATGAGCCTCTGCGGTCGAAGCTCGTGCCGATTTCCAATTTTTATGCCGCCAAAGATGTAGAACCCTCGATCGGGGCCGACGTGTGGGGAATCGCGCTCCGCGGCAAGGACGAGGATTTCATGCCGTATTTGTTGTCGGGCAGGGTTGCACTGCTGCAGTCGCTGCCGCAACGCACCGCGATCGCGCAAACGGAAATCGCGGGCCCGGGATTGCCGGTGTTCAACCGGGCGGGCGAATTCGTGGGAGTCGCGTTGTCGTCTTTCGGGCAGAGTTTTTTGGAGTTCTCGCGGACGGAGCGGGCGGGCGAGCCGGTCATGTTGGTCAACATCGAGGAGAGCAGCGCGTTTCAAGTGGCGGCGGAGGCGCGGCCTTATTTTCTGCGCGTGCCGAAGAACATTTACGGCCGGCCGCTCGCGTGGCTCGGCGCATACGGCCTGCAGCCTTTGGATGCGGAAGTCGCGCGGTTCATGAAGCTCGATCAGCAATCCGCCGCTGTGGTGAGTGAGGTGCTCGAAAACAGCCCGGCCGAAAAAGCCGGCCTGAAGCCGCGCGACGTGATTGTCGCGCTGGATGGCCGCGCGCTCCCGCGCTTCCGGCCGCAGAGCGGCGTGGTCGGCTACGTGGAGCGTGCGATCGCGGCGCATCAACCCGGCGATGTGCTGCCGATCACCGTGCTGCGCGACGGGCAACGCGTGGAAATCAAGGCGACGCTGGTCGATGAACCGAAACTCATGCGCGAAGCGGAACGCCACTATTTCGACCGGTTTGGATTCACCGTGCGCGAGCTCGTGTTTGGCGATGCCGTGGTGCGCCACGAGACGTTCGCCGGGGCGACGGGCGTGATCGCCAATTTCGTCAAACCAAACAGTCCCGCGGCCATCGCCGGTCTGCGGCCCGACGACTGGATCAAAGAGATCGACGGCGAACCGGCGAAGGATTTTGCCGACGCGGTGAAGCGTCTGACCGCGATCGATCATTCGACGGAGCGCGCGGAATTCGTGCTGCTCGTGAGCCGCGGGGGCGAGACGGCGGTGCTCCGCATCAAACTGAAATAA
- a CDS encoding trypsin-like peptidase domain-containing protein, translated as MNFSISRSIFALVFGLGAMLSCARAAAPSRGFTRLLDAVVNVEVREIAFEAGGKRFSASIGSGVILTDDGVILTNAHVVSPRAVEVNVTLANLERVNARLVGWDHWTDLAVLRLDMADVKRRHLSFSRAEFGDSDKLVPGETVYAVGTPHGLARTVTRGIISNNNRYLQDNRGVRGYETGAFNTWLQTDAAINPGNSGGPLVTEDGRVIGINSRGYLGADNLAFAIPASTAKRVLAALLRDGAITRSYIGLVPAPLRDLEGFYALQLNTGVLVNSVDVGSPAARAGLRGGDILLAINGRPVDGRFPEQLPAIQDLIASEPLGAKVTLRIKRGAETRDYPIATEKLESRVGEEWAFERWGVSVRKVSRTFARENQLADDNGVLVIGVQPGFPADVAGIQRGDIIAKVNQQVITDLEVMKTQHAAFAAHPEPTLVEVRRGRQVFLFILKP; from the coding sequence GTGAACTTTTCAATTTCCCGGTCAATCTTCGCCCTCGTCTTCGGCCTCGGGGCGATGCTTTCGTGCGCGCGGGCGGCGGCGCCGAGTCGTGGTTTTACGCGTTTGCTCGATGCAGTCGTCAACGTCGAGGTGCGGGAGATTGCGTTCGAGGCGGGAGGAAAACGCTTCTCTGCGAGCATCGGCTCCGGCGTGATTTTGACCGATGATGGGGTGATCCTTACCAACGCCCACGTCGTCAGTCCCCGCGCCGTCGAGGTGAACGTCACGCTGGCCAACCTTGAGCGGGTCAACGCGCGGCTGGTGGGCTGGGACCACTGGACGGATCTCGCCGTGCTGCGGTTGGACATGGCGGACGTGAAGCGCCGCCATCTTTCGTTTTCGCGCGCCGAGTTTGGCGACAGCGACAAGCTGGTGCCGGGGGAGACGGTTTACGCCGTCGGCACGCCGCATGGTTTGGCGCGCACCGTGACCCGCGGCATCATTTCCAACAACAACCGCTATTTGCAGGACAACCGCGGCGTGCGCGGCTACGAGACGGGCGCGTTTAACACGTGGTTGCAAACGGACGCGGCGATCAATCCGGGCAACTCGGGCGGACCGCTCGTGACGGAGGACGGGCGCGTGATCGGCATCAATTCGCGCGGCTACCTCGGGGCGGATAATCTGGCGTTCGCGATACCCGCGAGCACGGCGAAGCGGGTGCTGGCGGCGCTGCTGCGCGATGGCGCGATCACGCGGAGCTACATCGGCCTCGTGCCGGCACCCCTGCGGGACCTTGAGGGATTTTACGCGTTGCAGCTCAACACCGGCGTGCTCGTCAACAGTGTCGATGTGGGGTCGCCAGCGGCGCGCGCGGGCCTGCGCGGAGGCGACATTTTGCTGGCGATCAACGGCCGCCCCGTGGATGGGCGGTTTCCGGAGCAACTCCCGGCCATCCAAGACTTGATCGCGAGCGAACCTTTAGGAGCGAAAGTGACGCTCAGGATCAAGCGCGGGGCCGAGACGCGCGATTATCCCATCGCCACTGAAAAACTGGAAAGCCGCGTGGGCGAGGAATGGGCGTTTGAGCGCTGGGGAGTGAGCGTGCGCAAGGTTTCCCGGACGTTCGCGCGGGAAAATCAACTCGCCGACGATAACGGCGTGCTGGTCATCGGCGTGCAGCCGGGATTTCCGGCTGACGTGGCGGGCATTCAGCGCGGCGATATCATCGCGAAGGTGAATCAGCAGGTGATCACCGACCTTGAAGTGATGAAGACGCAACACGCAGCGTTTGCAGCGCACCCGGAGCCGACGCTTGTCGAGGTGCGCCGGGGGCGTCAGGTATTTCTCTTCATTTTAAAACCATGA